The Chryseobacterium sp. LJ668 genome segment GATGGGAATTGATTTTAAAATGAAAGAAAATGTAGGTCCGTGGTTGGATAATCCGATCAGAACAATGGAAGATGTGCAGAATGTGGTTGTTCCTGATGTGAATGATACTTTGGGATACGTTTTTGATGCGATTGAACTGACTCTAATCAAATTAGACAATGAAATTCCGTTGATTGGTTTTGCGGGTTCACCTTGGACGATTCTTTGTTATTGTGTGGAAGGAAAAGGAAGTAAAGCTTTTGACATTGCGAAATCTTTCTGTTTTCAGCAGCCGGAAGCTGCACATTTGTTGCTTCAAAAAATTACCGATACAACGATTGCTTATTTGAAAAGAAAAGTTGAAAAAGGAGTTTCTGCAGTTCAGGTTTTTGATTCTTGGGGCGGAATGCTATCTCCACAAGATTATCAGGAGTTTTCCTGGAAATACATCAGCCAGATTGTTGATGCGTTGGCTCCGTTGACGCATGTTGTCGTATTTGGAAAAGGATGTTGGTTCGCTTTGGAAGATATGACGATGGCGCCAGTTTCTGCTTTAGGTGTTGACTGGACAATCAAACCGGAATTGGCAAGAACATTGACGAATTACACCATGACTTTGCAGGGAAATTTTGATCCTGCAAGATTACACTCAACTCCTGAAACCATTAAGAAAATGGTGAATGAAATGATCAACCGTTTCGGAAAAGACCGATATATCGCCAATCTTGGTCACGGAATTCTGCCGAATATTCCTTTGGAAAATGCGGAAGCGTTTATCAGAGCGGTGGTGGATTGGAAGCCGAATAATTAATATGCATTCCAATATTGATTTAACTGATTTCTTTAAAAATTTAACCTTTAAATATTTTGAAACTTATTCATTGCAGCGTGGAACTGCCTATGAAAAAATATTTAAGGATAAAGAAATTCGTTATAATCATTTATTAAAAAAATCTACAAAGGAAATTTTAACTATTGTTGAAGGTAAAGAGTTAGATTTTTTAAATTCTCAAATAAACAGAGTGCAGTTTTTAATAAATGAAAATAAGGAAAAACACTATTCTGCTGAAAGAATTAAAAAAAGTAACTCAAGCGAAGATGAAATACTAGAATTACAAAAAATACTAAGCACTAAAACTCAAAAAATTCCATCTTGGATGTGCGCTCCCATTTATCGTGACGCAATTGTTTTTTATAACGATAATAATGAGGTGGTTAATGTTTTAAATATTTGTTTTTCTTGTGAATATATGCAAAATTTAAATCAAGAATTCATTGATGCTGATGAAAGTGTTTATGAAAATTTGAAAAATCTTTTAATGAAATTTGGACATAAGATAAATTCCGATAGATGAAAAAATCCCTTTCAACAAAGCTGAAAGGGATTTTTTATGTTTGAATTAAATTTCTGAAAAATTATGCCAACATTCTCTGCGCTTTTTTCACACCCTCTACCAACAAATCAATCTCCTCAAATGTATTGTAAACTGCAAAACTTGCTCTCACCGTCCCAGCAATATCAAAGAAATCCATAATCGGTTGTGTACAGTGATGTCCGGTTCGTACGGCAACACCCATTTTATCTAGAATCATTCCGACATCTGAGGAAATTCCCATTCCGATGAGATTAAATGAAACAACTCCGGTTCTGTTGGCATTTTCGCCATAGACTTTTAAACCTTCAATTTCTAAGAGATGTTTTTGAGCATATTCCAACAAAGCATTTTCATGATTTTGTATATTGTCATGACCTATTTTATTGATGAAATCAACGGCGGCTCCCAAAGCGATATTCCCACCTACATTTGGAGTTCCTGCTTCATATTTAAAAGGTAAACCTGCGTAAGTAGTCTGATCAAATGAGCAAACCGCAATCATCTCACCGCCTCCATGAAATGGCGGCAAATCTTCTAAAATCGCCTGCTTTCCGTACAAAATACCAGTTCCCATCGGAGCATACATTTTGTGACCTGAAAACACAAAGAAATCACAATCTAAAGCCTGAACATCAATTTTAAAATGCGGTACAGACTGAGCTCCGTCGATAACGATATATGCATCAGAATTGGCTCTCGTTTTTGCGATAATTTCTTCAATAGGATTGACAATCCCCAAAGCATTTGAAACTTGATTGACAGAAACGACCTTTGTTTTCTCACTTAAAAATTCATCTAAATAATCAAGCTGAAGAATTCCTTCCTGATCGATTGGAATTACTCTTAATTTTGCACCAGTTCTTTCACAAAGCAATTGCCAAGGAACGATATTTGAGTGATGCTCCAGGTATGAAATGATAATCTCGTCGTCTTTTTTAATTTTTTGAGTTAAAATATAAGCGATGAGGTTAATTCCTTCTGTGGTTCCCTTTGTGAAAATTACTTCAAAATCATTTTTAGCATTGATGAATTTCTGAATTTTCCTTCTTGAAAGCTCCATTTCTTCAGTAGCCAATTGACTCAACGTATGAATTCCTCTGTGGACATTGGCATTGATTTCTGTATAATATTGTTTCCATACTTCTAAAACAGAGTTGGGTTTTTGCGATGTTGCTGCATTGTCTAAGTAAACCAATGGCTTACCATTCACTTGCTGATTTAATATAGAAAACTGACTTCTTATTTCCTGAATGTCAAACATTTATTATAATTTTTATTATTAAACGTTCTTAATTTAGAACAGGTCAAATTTACGACTTTTATCCAAAGTCTGTCAGATTAATAGAGTGATAGATTTCATCTAAAACAAAAAAACCTGCCAATAAATTGACAGGTCTTGTATTGTAATTAAGATATTCTTATTCAGCTGCTGCTTCTTCAGTTGCTGGAGCTTCTCCTTCAACTTCAGTTGCCACTTCCTCGTCGTCGTCATCTGCCATTGCACCACCTTTAGCTGCATTTCTAGACATTTTAACAGCTACAACAACTGCATTGTCCGGGTGTACAAATGTGAACCCTTCAGCCTTAAGACTTCCAACATAAAGTTTGTTACCAATCTTCAATGAAGTAATGTCTACAACCACCTCGTCTGGTAAGTTTGCAGGAATAGCTTTTACTTTCAGTTTTCTGAAAGACTGACGCAAAACACCACCAGCTACAACACCTTTAGAACGACCTGTCAATCTTACAGGAACTTCCATAATTACTGGCTTATCGTCAGATAATCTGTAGAAGTCTGCATGAATGATTTTGTCTGTAATCGGGTGAAACTGAATATCCTGAAGAACTGCAGGAATTACCTGTCCGTCAACTTCAATAGATACCGTGTGTGCTTCAGGAGTATATACCAAACCTTTGAACGCTTTCTCTAAAGCAGAGAAGTTCAATGGCTCGCCACCTCCGTAAACAACACAAGGAACTAATTCAGCATCACGTAAAGCTTTTGTCGACTTTTTGCCCACGCTTTCTCTTTTTGTACCTTGAATTGTAATAGATTTCATTTATAAAAATTTAAAAAATTGTTTTAATTTAGTTTGCAATGCATTAATTATCAATTAGATAATAAACTTACTGCTAATCGATTGATGCTCATGCACCATCTTCATCACATCAGCAAATAATGGGGCGCAAGATAGCACTTTTATTTTAGATGACAAATTAGTTTTCACAGGAATTGAGTCAGTTACAATAACTTCCAGTAATTGCGAGTTTTGAATATTGTCATATGCCTTACCGGAAAGAACTCCATGAGTCGCCATTGCCCGTACTGATAATGCTCCCTTTTCCATCAAAATATCCGCAGCTTTGCAAAGTGTACCTGCAGTATCAATCATATCATCAATAAGAATTACATTTTTACCGACAACATCGCCAATAAGGAACATTTCTTCAACCACATTTGCTTTTTTTCTTTCTTTATAAGCAATCACTACATCTGCACCTAGGTGACCGGCATAGTTTTTTGCTCTTTTTGCACCTCCCATATCCGGAGAAGCGATCGTAAGATGATCAAGATTTAAATCTCTGATATAATCAACGAAAATACTTGAAGCGTACAAATGATCCACAGGTATTTCGAAGAAGCCCTGAATTTGGTCTGCATGCAGATCCATTGTCATGATTCTTGTTGCTCCAGCAGCGGTTAAAAGATTTGCAACCAGTTTTGCTCCAATAGGCGCTCTTGGCTTGTCTTTTCTGTCTTGTCTTGCAAGCCCAAAATAAGGAAGTACTACAGTAATGCTCTTAGCAGAAGCTCTTTTAGCTGCATCAATCATCAGAAGAAGCTCTAAAAGATTGTCTGCCGGCGGAAATGTAGATCCTATCAGGAAAACTCTTCCTCCCCTTACAGACTCATCTAGTACAGGTTCAAATTCACCATCGCTGAACTCCTGAATGATGATTTTCCCCAATTCTTTCCCATAGTGATGGGCAATTTTTTCTGCTAGCTCCTTACTAGTTCTTGTCGAAAATAGATAACTTTGTTGCTCGGCCATTTTTACTTTTTAAAAGATTTTGCAAATTTAAAAAAAAACCACAAGAATCAATCCTGTGGTTTCGTTTTTTATTGTTTTCCTTTTTAAGGGAAAGTTACTCCTGAATATTTATTAGGATCAACCTGTGGCAAGGTCGATTTATACTTCATATTGATTGCTTTGATAAATTCGTTGGCAACAATTGCATAACCTCTACCCGTAAGATGCACTCCGTCTAGTGAGAAAGTTCCTCCTGTGACAAACTTCGCTGTGTATCTTACTCCGTCAAATGAAATTCCTGATTGTCCGTTCAGCTCAACCATTTTTTTATTTGCATCAACAAAAGCTAATCCGTATGTATCTGCTAATGTTTTGATTGAAGTGTTATAAGCATCAACTGCAGTTTTTACTGATGCAGCCTCTATTTTTGTAAGTACGTGCTGGTTTTGTAAAGGATATGAAATTCCGTAAACATTGATTGAAGCAGGAGCTCCCGGAGCAGTAGTTCCTATAACACCTCGTGTAGTTAGCAGGATATAATCTTCTGCTGTGGTCTGTCTCGCCTGTCCGTAGATCTGTCCAAAAGCTGTAGCTGTTGGAAGCCCTAAAGATGGTGTAAGTGCTGCAGTTAGCTGAACACTTAGATCAGGTAGAGAAGTATCTTTAATCAAAACAGGGTTTGAAGAAGTTGCTGAAAGAAGATTAATTCTGGTTCCTGCACCAAAAGCTGTTAAAGCCTGTTTTAGCGGTCCGTATAAACTTGCATTTAAAGTTGTAAGGTTGGCGCCTAAAGCTGCTGGAGTAACCGGATTATATGGCACTGTCGTGAAATAAGGAATAGATGTTACATAAGGAATATTTGCAATAACTCCTTTTGTTGTTCCACCTGCCTTTAATTTATCAAGACCGGTTTTAATCGCTGCTGCAACAACATTTGGATCTGAAATATCATTAGATCCGTACGTAGCAGGATTAATGTTTCCGGTTTGGTTTACACCTAATCCACCACTGGTAGCATAGCTTAAAACATCATTATTACCAATCCAATAAGAAAAGAATGTCGGTTTTTTCAATACCGCATCATCAACAATGCTTGAAGTTGTGCTTGTAGAAAACCTCACATAATAAGGATTTGCCGTTCCTGTCAAAACTCCTGCGATATTTCCGTAACCAGGTGCTATTAAATGAAATGATTTCGCTCCCGGCACACCAAAGTTATTTAAAGCTCCTGTCACTTTGTTTGAAATATTAGTAGTTGGGTTTCCTGCAACATTCTCAATTACAGGAGAACCATTTACAAAAGCCTTAATATACAGCTTTGTAGCCTGAATAGGAGTTGTTCCTAATAGCAATCCTCCATTATTGTCTGCCATCAAAGGCTGAACAAAGTTTCCTCCACCGGCTAATTTCATTTGTCCGGCAATTATATTAGGATAAGATTCGTTCTGCCCATTAATATATAATGCATTATCTCTGTAGCCTGAAGTCAGTGAATTCCCTAAAGAAACGTAATTAGAAAAATCTGCTTCACCTTTTGTGACAACAATGTCTTGTACGTCTGTATCAAAATCTGTTTCGCAACTTATTGTAAAAAACAGTGCAGAAACAGCCAATGTAGATATTATTATTTTTTTCATATAAATTCAATTAAAAAGGATTGTACGATAAACCTAGACCGAAATAGAATGCTTTAGCTTTTGCCTGGCCATAAAAGCCAAGATAATCGTTTTTCACATCTCTGCTCTGAGGCATTACATACCCACCGGCTACATCAACGCCGAATTGTTTAAATTTAAACCCTAAACCACCTGTAAGTACGAAAGAATCGAAAGAAGGTGTCTCAGGAATAAAGTTTTCATCTGAATAAGGAGACTCATCATAATAAGCACCCAAACGACCAAATACCATGTTGCTAAACATATATTGTGTACCTAATCTGACCGTTTTAGAATTTTTAAAGTTTTTTGGTGCAACAAGTACCGTAGGATCTGCCTGATTTCCAATTGGTGCATTGGCAAAATCTAATGTCAATTTGCTGTATCTAGACCATCCATGGTAATTAAAATCTGCTGAAACCAACCATTTCGGAGTTACATTGTATGTTAAACCTATTGTATACTCTTCAACCAAAGGCAATGTTGCTGTAAAATTATCCTGACCGGCAGAATTTAATCCCAATAATCCGTTAACAGTATTTTGTGCCGGAACTGTAAATGTTGCAGTCCCTTGTTTAGCTTTCATATCAACCGGTGAACGGTATGCTATACTTACATCAAGTTTTGGATCTGGTCTGAAATAAAAACCGAAACCATAACCGTGGCCACTTGCTTTTTCATCATTAATATTAACAGTTCCTCCAAACTGCGTCACAGCTTTATCCCAATCTACAGTTCCTCTCGCATATATATAACTTGCTCCGAAAGACAACCAGTCTGCCATCTTCACAGAAACCATCGGTTGGAAATAAAAGCTCTTTAATTCAAGCTTTTGTACCATTTCTCTTCCTTCCCAATCGTAAGGATATTGAATAGTACTTCCGAAAGGAGTTGTAAAACTGAAACCAATCGATAATTTGTCGATAGGCTTGTACGCAATCGCAGCATAAATTGGTGTTCCGATAGGATTATCTGATTCTGTACTCTGTAAAGTATTTAGATTTTGAAAAGTAACTTTATTACTTGCTCCGAAACCTCCTGCAACAATACTCAGTTTAGAAGGGATGAATGACATACCCGCCGGATTAAAGAATGCAACACTCGCATCTTCGGCATGAGCACTCGTATGTGCCATTGCCAATTGCTTTACCCCTTGAAGAGAAACTCTGAAGCCTCCTGCATAAGATAGAACCCCAGCCAACAAGGCAGTTGATACCAATATTTTTTTCATAGACATTTATTATATAATCCAAATATAAAATTATTTTGATTACACTTGTTAATTATTCTTAATATTTTAAACATTACCTTAAAAGAAAATTATGTTTAAAATAACACTTTGTATAAGTCAACGCTTAAGTGACTATTTATAAATGCTTTAGAGAATTAAAAACTATTGCGATTTGATAATGTTTAAGATTAAACATTTAACAAAATAAAGATTTAGTATTTTTGGAATTGTGTAAAGATAAAAATCAATAAATTTGCAAGATTAAATAAATTATAATATATGAGTTGTGGATGCAAAACATCCGGCGATTCTGCACATTCTTGCGGAACGAAATCCGCGAATGGCTGTGAAAGTGTAAATACCTGTGGTAATAGTTATAAATTAAGTGTTTTCGATTGGTTATCTAATGTACAAAACCCAGCATCTAACCGATGCGACTTTGTGGAAGTTAGGTTTAAAAATGACCGAAAATCGTTTTATAAAAATGTAAATAATATCCCTTTACATATAGGTAGTGTAGTAACAGTAGAATCTAGCCCCGGACACGATGTAGGTGTGGTAAGTCTCTCAGGAGAACTGGTAAAAATTCAGATGAAAAAGAAAAGATTTTCAACTGAGGACCCACTTAAAATATACAGACTGGCTAACCAAAAAGACATTGAAGTCTGGCAGGAAGCAAGAAAAAAAGAAGAAACCGTAAAGGTTGACGCCCGAAAAATATCTCACAGATTAGGTCTTGAAATGAAGATCACTGATGTGGAATATCAGGGCGACGGATCAAAAGTCACATTTTATTACACGGCAGATAACCGTGTTGATTTCAGAATGTTGATCAAGGAGTTTGCTGGAACTTTCAGAACCAAAATCGATATGAAACAAATTGGTTTCAGACAGGAAGCCGCAAAAATCGGCGGAATTGGTTCTTGTGGAAGAGAACTGTGCTGTTCAACATGGTTAACAGATTTCAGATCAGTCAACACTAATGTAGCACGATATCAACAACTTAGCATCAATCCTCAGAAACTGGCAGGACAATGCGGAAAATTGAAATGTTGTTTAAATTACGAATTAGACAGTTATTTGGATGCATTAAGTCATTTTCCATCGTCCTCAACAATGTTGGACACTGAAAAAGGTAGAGCTTTCTGCATTAAAATTGACGTTTTCAAAAAGAAAATGTGGTTTGCATACGTTGACAGTTCAATGGCCTGGTATGATTTCGATATCGATTTAGTTAAAAAACTGATTGCTCAAAACAAAAAAGGAGAAAGAATACTTCCGCTTGAAGAGTTGAAAGTTCCGGATATCGCTTTACCTAGTGTAGATCTTATTCAGGAGAACAGTGTAGATAGATTTGAGAAGAAAAACAGAGGAGGTTTCAACAAAAACAGGAATCAAAATCCAAATCAGGGTCAAAACCCAAATCAAAACAGACCGAATAACAATCAGGGACCAAGAAACCGTCCGGAAAGGACTGACAGAAATGACAGACCTCAAAAAACGGAGCGTTCTACTGGTGAAAGGCCCGTAAATTCTGAACGACCGAAAAATACAAATCCCAACGCAAAACCTAACCCGAACCAAAACCCAAATCAAAGACAGCCAAAGCCTCAACAGACGCAACAGCCAAAGATTCAGGTAGAAAAAGCCGAGGCAGATTTAAATTCGGAGCAGAAACCACAACAACCTCCGAAAAAGAAATTTAAAAAGAAATTTCCTCCCAAAAAAGATAATAATGTATAAAGTTCTAGGGATATTAATGCTTGTTTTTTTTGTAGGATGCAGCACTTCAGGTGAAGATGTTATGATGAATCCTATTAATAATAAATGGGGTAAAAAAGCCGAACAGAAATTTAAGCTTGAGGTTACAGATCCGCAAAATCCCAAAAATATTATATTTGTGGTAAGAAATAATAACGAATATCCTTACAGCAATATAAGATTTATTGTTAATTTTAAAAGTCCTAAAAGCAAAATATCTCAAACGGACACGCTGAACTATATTTTAGCAAAACCAAACGGAGAGTGGCTGGGAACAGGATTTGGAGAAACGAAGGAAACGTTATTTCAATATAAAACAAACTTTAAATTTCCTGAGAAAGGAACCTATGAAGTGGGCATATTGCAGGCAATGAGAAATGACAACCTAAAAGGAATTGAAGATATAGGTATAAAAGTAGAAACGGCTAAACCGTAATTATACATGGAAGTAAACAATCAAAATACAGGAAACAAAGGAAAAACTTTTCCGCTTCCTCCTAAAAAGAACAAAGGTTCTGCATGGAAAAAATGGGTTAGAATCATTTGGATCGGTTTTATTGCAGCAGTTTTAGGAATTTCAGGACTTTTCTTTTCGGTATCCCAGGGTTTTCTTGGAGATATGCCGGATGTAAAAGAACTGGAGAATCCGGATATTTATGCCGCATCTGAAATTATCTCTTCGGACGGAGTGGTTTTAGGTAAATTTGAAAAAGAAAAAACTAAACCCATCACGTATCAAAAACTTCCGCCACATCTTATTTATGCTCTTTACGCAAAAGAAGATGAGCGCTTTAAAGAACACTCTGGGGTAGATCTACAATCTGTTGCCAGAGCAGTAGTTTATGGAGGTTCAAGAGGTGGAGGTTCTACCATTACTCAGCAGCTTGCCAAATTATTATTTACAGGAGGGGCCTCTCAAAATAAAATACAAAGAGCCTTCCAAAAACTTAAAGAGTGGGTTGTAGCGGTAAGTCTTGAAAAAAGATATACGAAGGAAGAAATCATTACACTCTACTTTAATAAGTTCACATTCGGAAACAATGCCAGTGGAATTGAAATGGCATCAAAGATATATTTTAATAAAAGCACGACACAATTAACTTTACCAGAATCTGCAATGTTTGTAGCAATGCTCGAAGCACCTACAGCAAATAATCCATTGAGACATCCTGAGAGAGCAAAAGAAAGACGCAATGTTGTGCTTGAGCAAATGCTGAAAACCCAATACATCGACCAGGCTACATATGATAAGGCTGCCGCATCTGAAATTAGGTTAGATTATCATCCTATAAAAGATGTCACAGAAGGATATTCTGCCTATTTTAAATCATATTTGAAAAAAGAAATAGACAAATATCTGGAAGATTATGAAAAAGAAAAAGGTAAACAACTTAACCTATATAAAGATGGTTTAAAAATTTACGTAACTCTTGATTCAAAAATGCAGCAATATGCTGAAGAGTCTATCAAGGAACACTTGACAGACCTTCAGAAGAGATTTGATGCAGAACAGAGAGGAAGAAAAAACAGACCTTTCTATTATCTTAATGACAAACAGGCCAATGCTGTAATGATGCAGGCTGTGAGAAGAACCGGCCGTTACAAGCAACTAACTGCAAATAACGTCCCCGAAGATTCTATCATGATGGAGTTTCATAAACCTATAAAAATGTCTCGTTTTACATGGGATGGAGAAGAGGAAGTTGAAATGTCTCCTTGGGATTCTATCAGATGGCACAAGCAGATCGCACAAGCCGGCTTGATGTCTGTAGCACCTGGAACTGGCGAAATAAAAGCTTGGGTAGGTGGTATCGACTGGCAGCATTTCCAGTATGATCACATCAAGCAGGGAAAAAGACAGGTGGGATCTACGTTTAAGCCATTTGTTTACGCTACGGCAATTATGAAATTAGGTTTAACACCTTGTTCTACTATATCCAATGCAAGTTTTAACAAAGGAAGTTACCATGTGCCGGGAAGAGGCGGAATGCTTACTCTGAAAAATGCATTGGCTCAATCACAAAACCCTGTTGCACTAAGACTTGCTGAGATGACGGGAACTCAAAGCGTTATACAGACGGCAAGAGACTTAGGAGTGACTCAGGAAATCTCTACCAGCTTACCGATGGCATTGGGAGCCTCCGATATCACCATTTACGAAATGGTGGGAGCATACAGTACTTTTGCCAACTACGGAAACTACAATAAACCGGAAATGATCTGGAGAATTGAAGATGCTAACGGAAGAGTTATTAAAGAAGTTAATGGAGAACCGAAAGAAGTGATGAACCCTAACTACGCATACACGATGATTGAATTGATGAAAGGTGTTGCACAGTTTGGTACAGCTTCAGGAGAACTTGGTAGAAAGGGAATATCAAAAGATATAGAAATTGCGGGCAAAACAGGCACTACACAGAACAACTCAGATGGTTGGTTCATGGGGATCACTCCAAAACTCGCTACAGGAGCCTGGGTTGGCTGGGAAGACAGAGCTACCCACTTCTACGGAACCGGTGAAGGACAGGGAGCTAAAATGGCATTGCCGATTTGGGCCATTTTTATGAAAA includes the following:
- a CDS encoding 50S ribosomal protein L25/general stress protein Ctc gives rise to the protein MKSITIQGTKRESVGKKSTKALRDAELVPCVVYGGGEPLNFSALEKAFKGLVYTPEAHTVSIEVDGQVIPAVLQDIQFHPITDKIIHADFYRLSDDKPVIMEVPVRLTGRSKGVVAGGVLRQSFRKLKVKAIPANLPDEVVVDITSLKIGNKLYVGSLKAEGFTFVHPDNAVVVAVKMSRNAAKGGAMADDDDEEVATEVEGEAPATEEAAAE
- a CDS encoding ribose-phosphate pyrophosphokinase → MAEQQSYLFSTRTSKELAEKIAHHYGKELGKIIIQEFSDGEFEPVLDESVRGGRVFLIGSTFPPADNLLELLLMIDAAKRASAKSITVVLPYFGLARQDRKDKPRAPIGAKLVANLLTAAGATRIMTMDLHADQIQGFFEIPVDHLYASSIFVDYIRDLNLDHLTIASPDMGGAKRAKNYAGHLGADVVIAYKERKKANVVEEMFLIGDVVGKNVILIDDMIDTAGTLCKAADILMEKGALSVRAMATHGVLSGKAYDNIQNSQLLEVIVTDSIPVKTNLSSKIKVLSCAPLFADVMKMVHEHQSISSKFII
- a CDS encoding PSP1 domain-containing protein; the encoded protein is MSCGCKTSGDSAHSCGTKSANGCESVNTCGNSYKLSVFDWLSNVQNPASNRCDFVEVRFKNDRKSFYKNVNNIPLHIGSVVTVESSPGHDVGVVSLSGELVKIQMKKKRFSTEDPLKIYRLANQKDIEVWQEARKKEETVKVDARKISHRLGLEMKITDVEYQGDGSKVTFYYTADNRVDFRMLIKEFAGTFRTKIDMKQIGFRQEAAKIGGIGSCGRELCCSTWLTDFRSVNTNVARYQQLSINPQKLAGQCGKLKCCLNYELDSYLDALSHFPSSSTMLDTEKGRAFCIKIDVFKKKMWFAYVDSSMAWYDFDIDLVKKLIAQNKKGERILPLEELKVPDIALPSVDLIQENSVDRFEKKNRGGFNKNRNQNPNQGQNPNQNRPNNNQGPRNRPERTDRNDRPQKTERSTGERPVNSERPKNTNPNAKPNPNQNPNQRQPKPQQTQQPKIQVEKAEADLNSEQKPQQPPKKKFKKKFPPKKDNNV
- a CDS encoding gliding motility lipoprotein GldH, giving the protein MYKVLGILMLVFFVGCSTSGEDVMMNPINNKWGKKAEQKFKLEVTDPQNPKNIIFVVRNNNEYPYSNIRFIVNFKSPKSKISQTDTLNYILAKPNGEWLGTGFGETKETLFQYKTNFKFPEKGTYEVGILQAMRNDNLKGIEDIGIKVETAKP
- a CDS encoding OmpP1/FadL family transporter, with the protein product MKKILVSTALLAGVLSYAGGFRVSLQGVKQLAMAHTSAHAEDASVAFFNPAGMSFIPSKLSIVAGGFGASNKVTFQNLNTLQSTESDNPIGTPIYAAIAYKPIDKLSIGFSFTTPFGSTIQYPYDWEGREMVQKLELKSFYFQPMVSVKMADWLSFGASYIYARGTVDWDKAVTQFGGTVNINDEKASGHGYGFGFYFRPDPKLDVSIAYRSPVDMKAKQGTATFTVPAQNTVNGLLGLNSAGQDNFTATLPLVEEYTIGLTYNVTPKWLVSADFNYHGWSRYSKLTLDFANAPIGNQADPTVLVAPKNFKNSKTVRLGTQYMFSNMVFGRLGAYYDESPYSDENFIPETPSFDSFVLTGGLGFKFKQFGVDVAGGYVMPQSRDVKNDYLGFYGQAKAKAFYFGLGLSYNPF
- a CDS encoding cysteine desulfurase; amino-acid sequence: MFDIQEIRSQFSILNQQVNGKPLVYLDNAATSQKPNSVLEVWKQYYTEINANVHRGIHTLSQLATEEMELSRRKIQKFINAKNDFEVIFTKGTTEGINLIAYILTQKIKKDDEIIISYLEHHSNIVPWQLLCERTGAKLRVIPIDQEGILQLDYLDEFLSEKTKVVSVNQVSNALGIVNPIEEIIAKTRANSDAYIVIDGAQSVPHFKIDVQALDCDFFVFSGHKMYAPMGTGILYGKQAILEDLPPFHGGGEMIAVCSFDQTTYAGLPFKYEAGTPNVGGNIALGAAVDFINKIGHDNIQNHENALLEYAQKHLLEIEGLKVYGENANRTGVVSFNLIGMGISSDVGMILDKMGVAVRTGHHCTQPIMDFFDIAGTVRASFAVYNTFEEIDLLVEGVKKAQRMLA
- a CDS encoding penicillin-binding protein 1A produces the protein MEVNNQNTGNKGKTFPLPPKKNKGSAWKKWVRIIWIGFIAAVLGISGLFFSVSQGFLGDMPDVKELENPDIYAASEIISSDGVVLGKFEKEKTKPITYQKLPPHLIYALYAKEDERFKEHSGVDLQSVARAVVYGGSRGGGSTITQQLAKLLFTGGASQNKIQRAFQKLKEWVVAVSLEKRYTKEEIITLYFNKFTFGNNASGIEMASKIYFNKSTTQLTLPESAMFVAMLEAPTANNPLRHPERAKERRNVVLEQMLKTQYIDQATYDKAAASEIRLDYHPIKDVTEGYSAYFKSYLKKEIDKYLEDYEKEKGKQLNLYKDGLKIYVTLDSKMQQYAEESIKEHLTDLQKRFDAEQRGRKNRPFYYLNDKQANAVMMQAVRRTGRYKQLTANNVPEDSIMMEFHKPIKMSRFTWDGEEEVEMSPWDSIRWHKQIAQAGLMSVAPGTGEIKAWVGGIDWQHFQYDHIKQGKRQVGSTFKPFVYATAIMKLGLTPCSTISNASFNKGSYHVPGRGGMLTLKNALAQSQNPVALRLAEMTGTQSVIQTARDLGVTQEISTSLPMALGASDITIYEMVGAYSTFANYGNYNKPEMIWRIEDANGRVIKEVNGEPKEVMNPNYAYTMIELMKGVAQFGTASGELGRKGISKDIEIAGKTGTTQNNSDGWFMGITPKLATGAWVGWEDRATHFYGTGEGQGAKMALPIWAIFMKKVWADKSLKISPEDKFVKPGDWKDGCTNLQGLGGGYGDDGGLQTIDEIKNPRPSDPTPKNNSGKKDENVNENLNTGEDIDFNK
- the hemE gene encoding uroporphyrinogen decarboxylase, which gives rise to MIKNDLYLKALRGETVERPPVWMMRQAGRYLPEFIALRDKYDFFTRCQTPELASEITVQPIRRYPLDAAILFSDILVVPQAMGIDFKMKENVGPWLDNPIRTMEDVQNVVVPDVNDTLGYVFDAIELTLIKLDNEIPLIGFAGSPWTILCYCVEGKGSKAFDIAKSFCFQQPEAAHLLLQKITDTTIAYLKRKVEKGVSAVQVFDSWGGMLSPQDYQEFSWKYISQIVDALAPLTHVVVFGKGCWFALEDMTMAPVSALGVDWTIKPELARTLTNYTMTLQGNFDPARLHSTPETIKKMVNEMINRFGKDRYIANLGHGILPNIPLENAEAFIRAVVDWKPNN
- a CDS encoding SGNH/GDSL hydrolase family protein; the encoded protein is MKKIIISTLAVSALFFTISCETDFDTDVQDIVVTKGEADFSNYVSLGNSLTSGYRDNALYINGQNESYPNIIAGQMKLAGGGNFVQPLMADNNGGLLLGTTPIQATKLYIKAFVNGSPVIENVAGNPTTNISNKVTGALNNFGVPGAKSFHLIAPGYGNIAGVLTGTANPYYVRFSTSTTSSIVDDAVLKKPTFFSYWIGNNDVLSYATSGGLGVNQTGNINPATYGSNDISDPNVVAAAIKTGLDKLKAGGTTKGVIANIPYVTSIPYFTTVPYNPVTPAALGANLTTLNASLYGPLKQALTAFGAGTRINLLSATSSNPVLIKDTSLPDLSVQLTAALTPSLGLPTATAFGQIYGQARQTTAEDYILLTTRGVIGTTAPGAPASINVYGISYPLQNQHVLTKIEAASVKTAVDAYNTSIKTLADTYGLAFVDANKKMVELNGQSGISFDGVRYTAKFVTGGTFSLDGVHLTGRGYAIVANEFIKAINMKYKSTLPQVDPNKYSGVTFP